In a single window of the Lebetimonas sp. JH292 genome:
- the rpsS gene encoding 30S ribosomal protein S19 — MARSTKKGPFVDEHLMKKVLKAKEEKNPKPIKTWSRRSTIVPEMIGLTINVHNGRDFVPVYVTERHIGFKLGEFAPTRTFRGHKGSVQKKIGK, encoded by the coding sequence ATGGCAAGAAGCACTAAAAAAGGTCCTTTTGTTGATGAACATTTAATGAAAAAAGTTTTAAAAGCAAAAGAAGAAAAAAATCCAAAACCAATTAAAACCTGGTCAAGAAGAAGTACAATTGTTCCGGAAATGATTGGACTTACAATCAATGTACACAATGGTAGAGACTTTGTCCCTGTTTATGTTACTGAAAGACATATCGGTTTTAAACTTGGTGAGTTTGCGCCGACCAGAACTTTCAGAGGGCACAAAGGTTCTGTTCAAAAGAAAATAGGTAAGTAA
- the rplV gene encoding 50S ribosomal protein L22 — protein sequence MSKAVLKFIRLSPTKARLIAKEIQGLNAEEALAKLEFMPNKAARVIAKVVASAVANGGYDANEVKITSCRVDRGPYLKRFRPRARGMASKIQKPTAHIYVEVEKES from the coding sequence ATGAGTAAAGCAGTATTAAAATTTATAAGACTTTCACCAACTAAAGCAAGATTAATAGCAAAAGAAATTCAGGGATTAAATGCTGAAGAGGCACTTGCAAAATTAGAATTTATGCCAAACAAAGCTGCAAGAGTAATTGCAAAAGTTGTTGCAAGTGCTGTTGCAAACGGTGGATATGACGCAAACGAAGTTAAAATTACTTCATGCAGAGTTGACAGAGGTCCTTATCTAAAAAGATTCAGACCAAGAGCTAGAGGTATGGCAAGTAAAATTCAAAAACCAACAGCTCATATTTACGTAGAAGTTGAAAAGGAAAGCTAA
- the rpsC gene encoding 30S ribosomal protein S3, which yields MGQKTNPIGLRLGINRNWRSRWFINYNTMPENVLSDYELRKFLKKKLYYAGISDIIIERTAKKIRITIFAAKPGIIIGKGGSEIEALKKELQNKIGDKELILNIKEERKPQISAQLAAENIATQIERRVAFRRAMKKAIQNALKSGAKGIKVQVAGRLNGAEMARTEWYLEGRVPLHTLRAKIDYGFAEALTTYGIIGVKVWIFKGEVLQRRNQEAASIEERKPQRRRKGRRHVNAKKN from the coding sequence ATGGGTCAAAAAACAAATCCTATAGGACTAAGACTTGGAATAAACAGGAACTGGAGAAGTAGATGGTTTATTAACTATAACACTATGCCTGAGAATGTATTAAGTGATTATGAACTTAGAAAATTTCTAAAGAAAAAACTTTATTATGCCGGAATTAGTGATATTATTATCGAAAGAACAGCCAAAAAAATAAGAATTACTATTTTTGCCGCAAAACCAGGAATAATTATCGGCAAAGGCGGAAGCGAAATTGAAGCCTTAAAAAAAGAACTTCAAAATAAAATAGGTGATAAAGAACTTATTTTAAACATTAAAGAAGAAAGAAAACCTCAAATCAGTGCGCAGTTGGCGGCTGAAAATATTGCTACTCAGATAGAAAGAAGGGTGGCATTCAGAAGAGCTATGAAAAAAGCTATTCAAAACGCTTTAAAATCTGGCGCAAAAGGAATTAAAGTTCAGGTTGCCGGAAGATTAAACGGAGCCGAAATGGCAAGAACCGAATGGTATCTTGAAGGCAGGGTTCCTCTTCATACATTAAGAGCGAAAATTGATTACGGTTTTGCCGAGGCTTTAACTACATACGGAATTATTGGCGTTAAAGTCTGGATATTCAAAGGTGAAGTTTTACAAAGAAGAAACCAAGAAGCAGCTTCTATAGAGGAAAGAAAGCCTCAAAGAAGAAGAAAAGGACGAAGACATGTTAATGCCAAAAAGAACTAA
- the rplP gene encoding 50S ribosomal protein L16, translating to MLMPKRTKYRKQQKGRNKGKAYRGSSLAFGTYGLKATELGRINSRQIEAGRVALTRTMKRTGKVWIRVFPDKPLTSKPVGVRMGKGKGSVEEWVMNIKPGRIIFELTGVDNETAVRALTLAAAKLPFKTKIISMENENELY from the coding sequence ATGTTAATGCCAAAAAGAACTAAATACAGAAAACAACAAAAAGGTAGAAACAAAGGAAAAGCCTATAGAGGAAGTTCTCTTGCATTTGGTACATATGGGTTAAAAGCAACTGAGCTTGGAAGAATTAATTCAAGACAAATTGAAGCCGGAAGGGTTGCACTTACCAGAACAATGAAAAGAACAGGTAAAGTTTGGATTAGAGTATTTCCTGACAAACCTTTAACTTCTAAACCTGTTGGGGTTAGGATGGGTAAAGGTAAAGGTAGCGTGGAAGAGTGGGTTATGAATATTAAACCCGGAAGAATTATTTTCGAACTTACCGGTGTTGATAATGAAACTGCCGTTAGGGCGTTAACTCTTGCAGCTGCAAAATTACCTTTTAAAACAAAAATTATTTCAATGGAGAATGAAAATGAGCTATACTAA
- the rpmC gene encoding 50S ribosomal protein L29 — MSYTKLNVADLLAKSEAELQELLKNKKMELFETRMKLKTMQLQDTSLVSKIRKDIARIKTAMRQKRGN; from the coding sequence ATGAGCTATACTAAATTGAATGTAGCGGATTTGCTTGCAAAGAGTGAAGCGGAATTACAGGAGCTTCTAAAAAATAAAAAAATGGAACTGTTTGAGACAAGAATGAAATTAAAAACTATGCAATTGCAGGACACATCACTTGTTTCTAAAATCAGAAAAGATATCGCAAGAATTAAAACTGCGATGAGACAAAAAAGGGGTAACTAA
- the rpsQ gene encoding 30S ribosomal protein S17 has translation MPKRIITGKVIKKTGDKTINVLVERKVLHPKYHKIVKKFKKYLVHDENNQANVGDVVSAIEHRPISKRKSFVLKEILERGE, from the coding sequence ATGCCTAAAAGAATTATTACTGGAAAAGTTATTAAAAAAACTGGTGATAAAACTATAAATGTTTTAGTGGAAAGAAAAGTTTTACATCCAAAATATCATAAAATTGTTAAAAAATTTAAAAAATATCTTGTTCATGATGAAAATAACCAAGCAAATGTTGGTGATGTTGTTAGTGCAATTGAACACAGACCAATTTCCAAAAGAAAATCTTTTGTATTAAAAGAGATTCTTGAAAGAGGAGAATAA
- the rplN gene encoding 50S ribosomal protein L14, translating to MIQPFTRLKVADNSGAKEIMCIKVLGGSKRRYASVGDIIIASVKKAIPNGKVKKGQVVKAVIVRTNKEVQRENGSLIRFDDNAAVVIDDKKEPVGTRIFGPIAREVRYEGFQKITSLAPEVL from the coding sequence ATGATTCAACCATTTACAAGACTAAAAGTTGCCGATAACAGCGGTGCTAAGGAAATTATGTGTATCAAGGTTTTGGGTGGCTCAAAAAGAAGATATGCCTCAGTAGGCGATATTATCATAGCTTCTGTAAAAAAAGCCATTCCGAACGGAAAAGTTAAAAAAGGTCAGGTTGTAAAAGCAGTAATTGTAAGAACTAATAAAGAAGTTCAAAGAGAAAACGGCTCATTAATCAGATTTGACGATAACGCTGCTGTTGTTATAGATGATAAAAAAGAGCCGGTTGGTACAAGAATTTTTGGTCCTATTGCCAGGGAAGTCAGATATGAAGGTTTCCAAAAAATTACATCACTTGCTCCGGAGGTGCTATAA
- the rplX gene encoding 50S ribosomal protein L24, whose translation MAARKNLPPKFKIKKGDSVKVIAGDDRGKTGEVLKVIPKEAKVIVKGVNIVKKAVKPTEANPKGGFEYIEKPIHISNVKKVEG comes from the coding sequence ATGGCTGCTAGAAAAAACTTACCTCCTAAATTTAAAATTAAAAAAGGCGACAGCGTAAAAGTAATCGCCGGAGATGACAGAGGTAAAACGGGTGAAGTTTTAAAAGTTATTCCAAAAGAGGCTAAAGTAATAGTTAAAGGTGTGAATATTGTTAAAAAGGCTGTTAAGCCGACTGAAGCTAACCCAAAAGGTGGGTTTGAATATATTGAAAAACCTATTCACATTTCAAACGTAAAAAAAGTAGAAGGCTAA
- the rplE gene encoding 50S ribosomal protein L5, with product MFEVQEKYLKEVRDKLAQEFDIKNPMLIPNIEKIVVSAGVGEGAKDKKFLESVADTLTIITGQKAVITPAKKSVAGFKVREGMPVGVKVTLRGEMMWSFLQKLISVALPRVRDFKGVKRDGFDGRGNFNFGLNEQLVFTEVNYDSIIKVHGMNINISTTTEDDKLALRMLELIGFPFTKGKANG from the coding sequence ATGTTTGAAGTACAAGAAAAATATTTAAAAGAAGTTAGAGATAAATTGGCTCAAGAGTTTGATATTAAAAATCCAATGCTTATACCTAATATTGAAAAAATAGTGGTTAGTGCCGGTGTGGGCGAAGGTGCCAAAGATAAAAAATTTCTTGAAAGCGTAGCGGATACGCTTACAATAATTACCGGACAAAAAGCTGTAATTACCCCTGCTAAAAAATCAGTAGCGGGATTCAAGGTAAGAGAAGGTATGCCTGTTGGTGTTAAGGTTACACTTAGAGGTGAAATGATGTGGAGTTTTCTTCAAAAACTAATCTCTGTTGCACTTCCAAGAGTTAGAGACTTTAAAGGTGTAAAAAGAGACGGGTTTGACGGAAGAGGAAACTTTAACTTTGGACTTAACGAACAATTGGTATTCACAGAAGTAAATTATGATAGTATTATAAAAGTACACGGTATGAATATTAATATTTCAACAACAACAGAAGATGATAAACTTGCACTTAGAATGCTTGAACTTATCGGATTCCCATTTACAAAAGGAAAAGCAAATGGCTAA
- a CDS encoding type Z 30S ribosomal protein S14: MAKKSMIAKAKRKPKFKVRAYTRCSICGRVHSVYKDFGICRICLRKMANEGLLPGVKKASW; encoded by the coding sequence ATGGCTAAAAAGAGTATGATAGCTAAAGCTAAAAGAAAACCAAAATTCAAAGTCAGGGCATATACAAGATGCTCAATTTGCGGTAGAGTACATTCAGTTTACAAAGATTTCGGAATTTGCAGAATTTGTCTTAGAAAAATGGCAAATGAGGGGTTACTCCCTGGTGTTAAAAAAGCTAGTTGGTAA